A window of Gammaproteobacteria bacterium genomic DNA:
GCGATCATCACGTCAGTGGCGCGCTTGATGCCGTCCAGCAGCGATTCGCGGCAGCCGTAGAGGTTGTCGAACTTGGATTTGGTGACCGAATCATTGACGTTCATGGCCGGGAACAGCAGTTGGCCTTTCTTCATCATTTCGTACAGGCGGTGAACGCCGGTGGTGGTTTCTTCGGTAACGCCCTTGATGCTCTCGGCAATTGCCTGCCATTTGCTGGGGCTGGATTTCAGGCTGCGGCGCAGTACGTCCAGAATGGCTTTCCATTCTTCGTTGTCGTCCGCTTTGGCCGCAGGAACGGCACCGGCCTTTTCGAATTCCACGCCCTTGTGTACCAGCAGGGTGGCGTCGCCGCCGTCGTCCAGGATCATGTTAGGCAGTTTGCCGTTGGGCCAGTTGAAGGCCTGCTCGGTACACCACCAGTATTCTTCGATGGTTTCACCTTTCCAGGCGAACACAGGAATGCCAGCGGCAGCAATGGCTGCAGCAGCGTGATCCTGGGTTGAGAAAATATTGCAGGACACCCAACGTACTTCGGCACCCAGGTAAACCAGGGTTTCGATCAGTACGGCAGTTTGGATAGTCATGTGCAGGCTGCCCATGATGCGGGCGCCAGTCAGTGGCTTGGATTGGCCGTATTCTTCGCGCAGTGCCATCAGACCTGGCATTTCGGTTTCGGCAATGGCGATTTCCTTGCGGCCCCAGGAGGCCAGGGAAATATCGGCAACTTTATAGTCAGTAAAACCCGCAGGTACTGTCATGTCTCATCTCCTAATGGTTACAGAGTGAGCGCCGTTGATTCAGTTAACTGAACCGTTCTCTGAGCCTGACAGGAGTTGACCTGCTGCAGCGCCCCTCAGAGTACGGGAAAGGAAACGGGCCGCCCAGAGAAGGGCGGCCCGCGGTGTTACGATTATAGACCGGCAGCAGCGCGCAGGGCGTCAGCTTTGTCGGTGCGCTCCCAGCTCAGTTCAGCCTCGGTGCGGCCAAA
This region includes:
- the ahcY gene encoding adenosylhomocysteinase; the encoded protein is MTVPAGFTDYKVADISLASWGRKEIAIAETEMPGLMALREEYGQSKPLTGARIMGSLHMTIQTAVLIETLVYLGAEVRWVSCNIFSTQDHAAAAIAAAGIPVFAWKGETIEEYWWCTEQAFNWPNGKLPNMILDDGGDATLLVHKGVEFEKAGAVPAAKADDNEEWKAILDVLRRSLKSSPSKWQAIAESIKGVTEETTTGVHRLYEMMKKGQLLFPAMNVNDSVTKSKFDNLYGCRESLLDGIKRATDVMIAGKICVVLGYGDVGKGCAQAFRGMGATTWVTEIDPICALQAAMEGYRVVNMDEAAKLGDIFVTTTGNVNVIDHHHMLAMKDQAIVCNIGHFDSEINIASLEKYEWEEIKPQVDHVIFPDGKRIIILAKGRLVNLGCATGHPSFVMSASFTNQVMAQIEFFQHAEKYENKVYILPKVLDEKVARLHLQKIGVHLTQLSQKQADYIGVPVEGPYKPAHYRY